GGGATAAGAGTTGTCAAAGGCTATTCGACGCTGCTCATCACTGCGGAGAGACCGGTGAAACTGCCTGAATATGTGCTGCAGAGCCCCGGCGAGACGGTCCTGCCCGGCGAGATGATCCTGAAGGAGGCGGCCCTCGTGGTCAGGAGCATCGAGGTCGCCCCCCGGGAAATCCCCGTCGATTACGGGGACGACAGGCGCGTTGCATACCTGGATGCCGGCAAGCTGGCGCCGCCGCTCACCATACGCTCGCGGAGGCCCGGCGACTTCTTTTACCCCCTCGGCCTCGGCAATCGGAAAAAGCTCCAGGATTTCTTCGTGGACGAGAAAATCCCCCGCGACGCCAGGGACAGCGTCCCCCTGCTGGTAAGCGGCGGAGCTATCGCATGGGTGATGGGCTGCCGTATCGACGACCGCTTCAGGATTGATAAAACGACGACAAGAGTTTTAAAATTCGAAATACAACCGCTGAAGTCTTAAATGCCTGAACGTCTAAAAGGAGGAACATTCATGCAGTACGACTATCGCACAACAGGTCACTGTTCCGGCGCACCGGCGAGGAGGCTGCTCGAGCTCGTGGTGCTCCTGCTTTCATTAAGTCTCCTTGCACCGGCAGCTGCCGATGCGGCACTCTCCGATAAAGAGGCGACCGAAGTACTGACAAAGTTCGGTGATGCGCTTTCGCGGGTCGCCGAGCGGGTGAAGCCGGCTGTCGTCAACATCTCGACCACGAGGACGGTCAAGGCGCCCCGGCACCCGTTCTTCGAGGACCCCATGTTCCGCCGTTTCTTCGGCGACGGTATGCAAAATCCCCAGAGCAGGAAGGTCGCCAGCCTCGGGTCCGGCGTGATCGCGACCGCGAACGGCTATATCGTGACGAATAATCATGTCATCGACGGCGCCGAGGATATCCTCGTCAAGCTCGCCGACAACCGCGAGTACAAGGGCAAAGTGGTGGGGCTCGATTCGAAAACGGATGTCGCCGTCATAAAAATAGAAGAGAAGGACCTGCCGACCATTCCCTGGGGTGATTCCGATAAGCTGCGGGTCGGCGAGATGGTCCTCGCCGTAGGGAACCCCTACAGCCTGAGCCAGACCGTCACCATGGGCATCATCAGTGCGCTCGGCAGGGCGGGCTTCGGCATCACCGACTATGAGGATTTCATTCAGACCGATGCAGCGATCAATCCGGGCAACTCCGGCGGCGCGCTCGTCAGTGTCAGGGGAGAGGTCATCGGCGTCAATACCGCCATATTCAGCACCACCGGCGGCTACCAGGGGGTAGGCTTCGCGATCCCCTCCAACATGGTGAAGAGCATCATGGAGAGCATCATCAGCCAGGGCAAGGTCGTCCGCGGCTGGCTCGGCGTACAGATACAGCCCCTTACCCCCGAGCTGTCGAAGCAGTTCAAGCTGAAGGACGAGAAGGGAGTGCTCCTCGTCGATGTCGTCGAAGGCGGTCCTGCTGAAAAGGGCGGATTGAAGCGGGGCGACGTGGTGGTGGAGTACGACGGCAAAAAGATCACCGATCCTTTCCACTTCAAGAACATGGTCGCTGCTACGAAGCCGGGGAGCACCGTGCAGGTAAAAATTGTCCGGAACGGCGCGCCGGTCACGCTGCCGGTTGCGATCGGCGAGCTCCCGGTCGAGCCCCAGCTCGCCGCGACCGCCGAGGCCGATAATGCGCTGAAAGGCGTGTCGGTCCTCGAGCTCACCCCCGACCTCCTGCAGAAATTGAACATCGCCAGGAAGATAAACGGCGTTGTCGTCAACGGCATCGATGACGAGAGCCCGGCGCTCGGCACGCTGAACAAAGGTGATATCATACTCGAAGTGAACCGGCAGCCGGTACCCACCATGAAGGAGTACCGGACGGTCGTCTCGGCCCTCGAAAAGAATCAGGACGTGCTGCTCCTGATGATACGCGGGGGTGTAACGCAATACATCACGGTGCCGGGCTCGAAAAAGTAGCGGTCAGTCCTTCAGGAGCCGCACCATCACTTCAGAGCTCAGGACGAGCCCCTGGCGGGTAAGCCTGAGGCGGTGGCCGGAGAGCTCGACGAGGCCGCGGAGGAGCAATTCTTCCGCGGCCTCGTCATTAACGAGGGCCTCTCCTCCGGGGACCTCCCCCGGATCGATTCCCTCTGTCTTTCGCAGGCCGAGGAATATCCATTCCTTGAAAGCATCGCTTTCGCTGATAGCCGTTTCCTCTGCGACGGGAAGTTCATCATGGTCGAGCCGGTTGATATAGGCGTGTACATCCGCTGCATTCGCCGTTCTCCTGCCCTGAGCGAACGAGTGGGCGCCGGCGCCGATGCCGAGATAGGTCCCCCTGTTCCAGTAATTGAGATTATGGAAGCACTGCCGTCCCGGTCTGGCGAAATTCGATATCTCGTAGTGAAAGTATCCCGCTGCCCCGAACGCGTCGAGGGCGTCGTAATACATGGCCGTTATCTCCTCCTCGCCGGGCATGACAAGACTGCCTTTTTCGAGGCTCGCAAAGAGCGGGGTGTTCTTCTCCGGCGTGAGCTCGTACGCAGAGATATGCTCGGGCTCCAGCGCGATGATACGCGCAACGGTCTGCATCCACTGCGCCCTGTTCTGCCCTGGTATGCCGTATATCAGGTCGAGCGATACATTATCGAACCCGGCGGCCCGCGCAGCATCGACAGCCCGATAGCCCGCCTCTGCAGTGTGGCGCCTCCCGAGCACCTCGAGCTCGCGCTGATCCATTGACTGCACCCCGATGCTCAGCCTGTTGATGCCCGCTCCCCGGAACAGCCGGAGGCTTTCGGCCGTAACCGTACCGGGATTCGCTTCGATCGTAATCTCTGCCTCCCGGTCCACTCCGTAATGGACATCGAGGGCATTCAGCACTCGCTCGATATCCGCGGCTCTCAGCAGGGAGGGGGTCCCGCCCCCGAGGTAGACAGTTCTGAGACCTCGGGCATCGTTCCCCCTCAGCCGTATCTCCCTCATAAGGGCATCGACGTAGGAGCGCGCCTCCTCCCCGGAAGAAGCGCCCGGCAAAGGAATAGAATAGAAATCGCAGTAGGCGCATTTCCTTATGCAGAAGGGGATATGAATATAGAGGTTATGGACCATTGGTGAAGTTGCTCTTTATCTATTATAATTGAATTATTTGGAACGAACACAGGGGGACAGCTTGCATGAGAAAAACAGTTGCGTACTTCGAGAAGCCGGGGAAAGAGAACACCGGGGAGTGTCTCCGGATCGTACAGGAGGAGATCGTCGCTTCGGCGTACAAACACCTCGTCGTTGCATCGACCTGGGGCGATACGGGGCTGCTCTTTGCCGAAGCAATGAAAGCGTCAGGCATCAATCTCATCGTGGTCACCCACTCCGCCGGGTTCAAAGAGCCGAACACCATCGAGATGTCCGCCGAGACGAGGCGCGCGATCGAGGCAGCCGGCGCCAGGGTCTATACCGGCACGATGATCACCCACTCCCTCGAGACATCCTTCGCCTCGAAATTCAACGGCCTCTACCCTACTCTCATGGTGGCCCAGACGCTGCGGCGCTTCGGCGAGGGGGCGAAGGTCTGCTGCGAGATTATCATGATGGCGGTCGATGCAGGACTCGTCCCCGAGGCCGAGGAGGTCCTTGCCGTGGCAGGCACCGGCAGAGGCGCCGATACCGTGCTGGCGATAAGGTCAGCGGCCTCGAAACGCTTCCTCGACTTGAAGGTGCTCGAGATCCTGGCGAAACCGAGATAACGTCAATCGCGTTATCGCGTTTGTCGCGTTTATCGCGTACAGCGTTGAGCGTTATAGAGCAAAGAGACATTACTTCAACGCTATAACGCTATAACGCTATGAACGCTATAACGCTATAAACGCTATAACGCGATTGACGCTATAGACGCGATACCGCGTTGAGATATCCTTCGATCATGATATCCTCCCCTACCCGCTTTACGTTCACATCGCGGAGCTGGAACGCCTCTTCGAGGCGCTGGAACTCCTTGCCGCCGATGGCGGGAATCGAATCCCTGCCCCCGATGATCTTAGGGGCAATAAAGAGGACGATCCTGTCGACGATGCCGTCCCGGAGGGCGTAGGCATTGAGCGAGGAGCCTCCTTCGATCATCACCGACGTAATGCTGCGCTCGCCGAGCTTCCGCATCAGCCAGTTGAGATCGGCCCTCTCCCCCTTATACTCCAGGATCTCGACACATCTATCGGTAAGGGCCTTTGCTTTCCGGGCTTTTGTCTCCGACTCCGCCTCTCCGGTCACGATGAGCGTCTGCGGCGGGACCGAGCAGACGTGGTAGTCGGGCGGCGTCTCGAGATGGGGGTCGATGATGACCCGCAGAGGGTGCTTCGCGTCCCTTCCGTCGCCCTTGATCCCCTGCCCGAGCCTGGCGGTGAACTGCGGGTTGTCGGCCCGTACCGTACCGATGGCGCTGAGGAGAGCGTCCGCTTCGCTTCGCATGCGATGGACGATCTTCCGGGCCTGCTCGCCGGTGATCCACTTCGACTGCCCCTCGGGGGTCGCGATCCTGCCGTCGAGGGTCATGGCGATTTTGAGGGTAACAAAAGGCGTGCGCGTGGTGATGAATTTAATGTAGGCCTCGTTCAGCCGCCTCGCCTCATTCTCGAGAACGCCGTGCACGACCTCGATGCCCTGGCGTTCCAACTCCTCGACCCCCTTCCCGGCGACCTTGGGATTGGGGTCGCGCATGGCGACGACCACCTTTTTAATACCTGAACTGATGATCGCCTTGGTGCAGGGCGGCGTACGCTTGTCGAGGTGGCAGCAGGGCTCGAGCGTTACATAGAGAGTAGCGTTCTTCGCCCTCTCTTTCGCCTGGAGGATGGCGAGCGCTTCTGCATGGAGCTCGCCGGGCCGCTTGTGGTAGTCTTCGGCAATGATCCTGCCGTTCTTGACGACCACCGCCCCGACCATCGGGTTGGGACTCGTCATGCCGCGCGCCTTAGCCGCGAGCCGGAGAGCGCGCTTCATAAACGATACGTCTCTATCGGTAGTTTTCATGCCGCTTTCTTGCTCGATTGTTTCTCCTGCAAAAGATCATGCGGGGCATTCGCCATGCTGCGCACACATGGGTGTACATCGCGGTTCTGTCGAAAAAAGAGCCTTAGTGCGTTTTCCACCTTTTCGGGCGCCATTGTGCGCTCTAGATATTGCTGGAACTCTGGAAGTGTCTCTCTGGCTGTGTCAGACAACTTTGCCATACTATCCGCTATCGCTTTCTGTCCATATTACCACAAAC
This is a stretch of genomic DNA from Nitrospirota bacterium. It encodes these proteins:
- the ribD gene encoding bifunctional diaminohydroxyphosphoribosylaminopyrimidine deaminase/5-amino-6-(5-phosphoribosylamino)uracil reductase RibD; the protein is MKTTDRDVSFMKRALRLAAKARGMTSPNPMVGAVVVKNGRIIAEDYHKRPGELHAEALAILQAKERAKNATLYVTLEPCCHLDKRTPPCTKAIISSGIKKVVVAMRDPNPKVAGKGVEELERQGIEVVHGVLENEARRLNEAYIKFITTRTPFVTLKIAMTLDGRIATPEGQSKWITGEQARKIVHRMRSEADALLSAIGTVRADNPQFTARLGQGIKGDGRDAKHPLRVIIDPHLETPPDYHVCSVPPQTLIVTGEAESETKARKAKALTDRCVEILEYKGERADLNWLMRKLGERSITSVMIEGGSSLNAYALRDGIVDRIVLFIAPKIIGGRDSIPAIGGKEFQRLEEAFQLRDVNVKRVGEDIMIEGYLNAVSRL
- the hemW gene encoding radical SAM family heme chaperone HemW, yielding MVHNLYIHIPFCIRKCAYCDFYSIPLPGASSGEEARSYVDALMREIRLRGNDARGLRTVYLGGGTPSLLRAADIERVLNALDVHYGVDREAEITIEANPGTVTAESLRLFRGAGINRLSIGVQSMDQRELEVLGRRHTAEAGYRAVDAARAAGFDNVSLDLIYGIPGQNRAQWMQTVARIIALEPEHISAYELTPEKNTPLFASLEKGSLVMPGEEEITAMYYDALDAFGAAGYFHYEISNFARPGRQCFHNLNYWNRGTYLGIGAGAHSFAQGRRTANAADVHAYINRLDHDELPVAEETAISESDAFKEWIFLGLRKTEGIDPGEVPGGEALVNDEAAEELLLRGLVELSGHRLRLTRQGLVLSSEVMVRLLKD
- a CDS encoding DegQ family serine endoprotease, with amino-acid sequence MQYDYRTTGHCSGAPARRLLELVVLLLSLSLLAPAAADAALSDKEATEVLTKFGDALSRVAERVKPAVVNISTTRTVKAPRHPFFEDPMFRRFFGDGMQNPQSRKVASLGSGVIATANGYIVTNNHVIDGAEDILVKLADNREYKGKVVGLDSKTDVAVIKIEEKDLPTIPWGDSDKLRVGEMVLAVGNPYSLSQTVTMGIISALGRAGFGITDYEDFIQTDAAINPGNSGGALVSVRGEVIGVNTAIFSTTGGYQGVGFAIPSNMVKSIMESIISQGKVVRGWLGVQIQPLTPELSKQFKLKDEKGVLLVDVVEGGPAEKGGLKRGDVVVEYDGKKITDPFHFKNMVAATKPGSTVQVKIVRNGAPVTLPVAIGELPVEPQLAATAEADNALKGVSVLELTPDLLQKLNIARKINGVVVNGIDDESPALGTLNKGDIILEVNRQPVPTMKEYRTVVSALEKNQDVLLLMIRGGVTQYITVPGSKK